Sequence from the Deinococcus aquaedulcis genome:
GCACCCATAGCCGGGTGCCCCTGAAAGGGTCTCAGTCGATGGTCTTGCCGCTGGCCACAGCCACGCGGACTTTCTTGCCGTCCACGATCTGCTTGCGCACGCGGGTGGCCTTGCCGGTTTCGGGGTCCACCAGGGCCACCTTGCTGGCGTGCAGGGCCAGCTCGCGCTGCTCCTGGCCGCCCTGGGGGTTGGCGGGGCTGGGCTTCACGTTCTTGGTGACCAGGTTCACGCCTTCCACCACGACCTTCTGGTCGCGGGGCAGCGCAAGCAGGACCTTGCCGCTCTTGCCTTTGTGCTTGCCGCTCAGAACGATGACGGTGTCACCCTTCTTCACGTGCAGCTTGTCGTTGTGGTGGCTACCGGCGCTGGGACGGGGCATTACAGCACCTCCGGGGCCAGGGACACGATTTTCATGAAGCGGCGGTCGCGCAGCTCGCGGGCCACCGGCCCGAAGACGCGCGTGCCACGGGGCTCGCCCTGGTTGTTGATGATGAC
This genomic interval carries:
- the rplX gene encoding 50S ribosomal protein L24, which gives rise to MPRPSAGSHHNDKLHVKKGDTVIVLSGKHKGKSGKVLLALPRDQKVVVEGVNLVTKNVKPSPANPQGGQEQRELALHASKVALVDPETGKATRVRKQIVDGKKVRVAVASGKTID